The Halococcus agarilyticus genome includes a region encoding these proteins:
- a CDS encoding acylphosphatase, with amino-acid sequence MSNRTRAHVFVSGTVQGVYYRASTRDAARERDVDGWVRNLDDGRVEAVFEGEEDAVESVVEWCHTGSDAASVESVEVEYDDPDGESGFEIRR; translated from the coding sequence ATGTCGAACCGTACTCGCGCACACGTGTTCGTCTCTGGAACCGTGCAGGGCGTCTACTACCGCGCGAGCACCCGCGACGCCGCCCGCGAGCGTGACGTCGATGGCTGGGTGCGAAACCTCGACGACGGGCGGGTCGAGGCGGTCTTCGAGGGCGAGGAGGACGCGGTCGAGTCGGTGGTCGAGTGGTGTCACACCGGCAGCGACGCCGCCTCGGTCGAGAGCGTCGAGGTCGAGTACGACGACCCCGACGGCGAGTCGGGCTTCGAGATTCGGCGATAG